The DNA region TAGTACTGAAATGGCTATTCATATTGGTCATGAAAGAGCAGGAGTGAAGGGGCTTCTAGTTTCGGGACTTTGTTTTATTTTGCCAGCAGTTATTATTACTACGATATTGGCATGGTTGTATAAAGATTATGGTCAATTGCCCCAAATTCAGCCTTTTTTATATGGAATCAAACCAGCCATTATCGCGGTTATTGTAGGTGCGGTTTATCCATTGGCCAAAAAATCTTTAAAATCGATTTTGCTAGGAATAATTGGTTTAATCGTTTTATTGCTTTCTTTGCTACATTATAATGAAATTATATTGCTTTTTGGGGCTGGATTTTTGGCGTTATTTTGGTTTAGGTTAAAAAATAACTCATCGCTTCAAGCTAATACTATTCTATTTGGATTTTTTCCACTTTTTCAAAATACATTAGTTACTACAAGCAATTGGAATTTATTTTTTATTTTTTTAAAAATAGGATCCATACTTTATGGGAGTGGTTATGCTTTATTTGCATTTTTAGACGCTGAGTTGGTTTCAAAAGGATTACTTTCTCGTCAGGAATTAATGGATGCTATTGCTGTTGGTCAATTCACACCAGGCCCCGTTTTTTCCTCAGTTACCTTTGTAGGTTATCAAATGAAAGGAGCTACTGGGGCATTTTTTGCTACTGTTGCCATTTTTTTACCTTCATTTGTGTTTGTTGCATTTTTAAATCCTTTAGTAAATCGATTAAGAAATTCTAGGAGTTTCACCGTTTTTTTAGATGCAGTTAATGTTTCATCTGTTGCAATAATCATTGCAATTTGTTTGCAAATGGCTTCTGAAACTATTACTGATTGGCGAACAATTTGTATTGCTTTGGTAAGTTTATTTATTAGTTTTCAATATAAAAAGATAAATTCAGCTTTCATTGTTATTGGAGGTTCTGTCTTAGGTTATCTATTGCTCTTAATTTGAATTGAATTTCTTTTTATTCGTAAAAGGAATATTTTACATGATAGAATTATTTATTCGCTTCAAGAAGATTACACTTGGAAGAGGGAACGTTTAGCTTCTACGTGTAAGATTTTACTTATTTATAAATCAAAAAGATGTATTTCATCGATTTTTTTGTAGTTTAACGATAAAACGTTGTATGTTTGAATCAGAAATAAGAACAACAACTAATCATTTAAAGAGTTTGCACCACAATCTACTTTAAACTTAAACTACTAGCATATGAAAAGAAATTTAAACACGTTAATAATATTTTTTGCAGTATTATTTACAATGAATTCATGTTCATCAGACACAACAGTAGAAACTGCTGATTCAACAACATCGTTGCTAGTAGAAAATTATACTTATTCTGAATTAGAATTAGAAACATTAGATTTAATCAATAAGCATAGAGTAAGTGTTGGATTGAAAGCTTTGGAAAAAATCAATCATATTTCATCAAAATCAGAAGAACATGATTTTTACATGATTGAAAAAAAGCGGCTAGTCATGACGGTTTTGTGGAAAGAGCAAATAATATTAAAAAAGTATTAGGAGCAAAATCAGTAGGAGAGAATATTGCTTATAATTATAAAAGTGCCTTAGCGGCAGTAACAGCTTGGTTAAATAGTCCTACTCACAAAGAAAATATAGAAGGTGATTTTACTCATTTTGGAATTGCAATACGAGAAGACGCTACAACAGGAAAAAAATACTATACAAACATATTTGTAAAAATATAAAGTAAGGTTGGAATTGGTTTTTAATTAAGTACGATATTTTGCCCCAAATCTATCAACTTAATATCAAAAAAAGAGTTTATAATCCCCCAATTATAAACTCTTTTTTTATTAATAGAAAAAATATTAACCTTTATCGTATTTCATTTTGTTAAAAGATAATGATTAAGATGGATATTTTTTTATGTTGTTTTGAAATTTAGTTTTTAATTCGAAGTTATAGTTTTTGGGTGATTAATTGAATTTTTAATTTTTCCAAAATGAAATTAGCCTTTTCTATGTCACCTATAGCAGTCAAAGCTTTAGCATATTGATGGTAATATGATATATCTAAATCGTAGGTTAATGAAAAAAGTTCACCATACCATTTAGCTGCTTTAGACATATTTTTTTCAGCATAAAAAATATTACCAAGTTTTTGGAATAAATCAACAGATTTATAACCCTTTTCAGCAATGCGCTCATAGGTTTTGGTAACATTCACATAAGCATAATTTTTCCCTTTTTTATCTGTAATATAAACTTTTTGAATTTGAGTTTGGGATTGTACATTTTGTACAAACAAACAAAATAAAAAAGATATAAAAACATTGGCTCCTTTCATAGGTGTAGTAGCAATAAAATGAAAATTAACTTAATCTATTCTGATTTTAATTGACTAAAAAAGTAATATTATAAACAATATTTATCTTATAATTTTTTTATTAAATATATAAGAAAAAAATATATTTTGTAAAAAGAAATGCTTTTAAATTATTTTTTTACCAGTTATTGTTTTTTATGATTGAGTAAAAATAAATTTTTTACTACAAAAAAATATTTATTAATAATTGGATAATTTAAAAATTAAGGATTCGTATAATAGTGTAAATTATCAATATTTTAGTTTATTGAAGAAGAGTAAATTACTTGATTAAATTGTGAGCAATATTATAAAAGTAGAGAAAAAAAGAAGATGATAACCGATAGCAGAAAAGTGTGTTTTTTTTTTTTTTTTTTTTTTTTCAGTTGTACAGATTTTTAATAAAAAGTAATTAGGCTATTTGAAAAGGCATAGCCTAATTACTTTTTTAGTATTTATTTGAAATAAGAGAAAGTTTCTCCGTTTTCTATTTTAAGGATAGTTTCATAAATCAAATGAATTACGTTTTCGACATCTTCCTTATGAACCATTTCTACAGTTGTATGCATATAACGCAAAGGGAGTGAAATCAATGCCGATGCAACCCCACCATTGCTATAAGCAAATGCATCAGTGTCTGTACCTGTAACACGCGAAGAAGCTAAACGTTGGAATGGAATTTCCTTTTCTTCAGCAGTTGAAACAATTAATTCTCTCAGGTTATTTTGTACTGCAGGTGCATAAGTAATTACAGGGCCTTTACCTATTTTGGTCTCACCTTCAATTTTCTTATCAATCATTGGAGTGGTAGAATCGTGACATACATCAGTAATGATAGCAACGTTTGGTTTGATAGTTTGAGTAATCATCTCAGCTCCACGCAATCCTACTTCTTCCTGAACGGCGTTAGTAATATATAGTCCAAAAGGTAATTTTACTTTATTTTCATGTAAAAGTCTCGCAACTTCAGCAATCATAAAACCACCCATACGGTTATCAATTGCTCGACAAACAAATTTATTTTCGTTCAAAACCATGAACTCATCTGGATAAGTGATTACACAGCCTACATGAATTCCTAATTTTTCAACTTCTTCTTTAGTAGAGCATCCACAATCGATAAATATATTATGTTGTGTTGCGGCTTCTTCTTTTTCCTCTTCCTCTTGTGTGTATTGCAGGCCATCCAAAAACTCCTTTTACAATTCCGTTTTTAGTATGAATGTTCACGCGTTTTGAAGGAGCAATTTGGTGATCAGAACCTCCATTTCGAATCACATATATCAAACCATCATCTGTTATGTAATTTACATACCAAGATATTTCATCTGAATGTCCTTCAATTACAACTTTAAAATCGGCTTCAGGGTTAATAATTCCAACAGCTGTTCCGTAAGTATCGGTAATAAATGTGTCAACATAAGGTTTTAGATACTCCATCCATATTTTTTGTCCGCTACTTTCGTAACCTGTTGGCGAAGCATTATTAAGGTAGCTTTCTAAAAAAGCCATTGATTCATTGTTTAAAATCGATTTTGTGCTCATAAAAATATTTTTTTGCTAAATTATAAATTTGGTATTACAGTTGTGTATATAATGTATAATTTTACATCAAATTATAATAAGGTATGAAGTCTGTTTGTTTTATAGCAATTTTATTTTTAATTTCTTTCTCTGGTTTCAGTCAAGTGGTACCATATAACCCAAATGCTATGGGGTATGTTTTGACTGAAAAGGATAGTCTTTTAAATGATACAATTAAATTGCCTGAAATTATAATTTCAAAATCAAAATTAGACGAAGAGGGTAGAAAGCAATATTTGATATTACAAAGTAGAGTTTATAAGACTTATCCATATGCTAAATTAGCAGCTGACAGACTTACGAGTCTTAATTTTGGTATGGCTAGACTTTCTTCTGAAAGAGAAAAAAGAAAATATTTTAAAATAGTTGAAGATTACCTTACTAATGAATTTGAAGCAAGGTTAAAAAAATTATCACGCAGTCAGGGTCGAATTTTAGTCAAATTGATACATCGTCAAACGGGGAAAAGTACCTATGAATTAATTAAAACTTTAAAAAGTGGATGGAAAGCTTTTTGGTCAAATACTACAGCTAGTGTTTTTGACATCGATTTGAAATCACAATACCTGCCATTCCAAACTAATGAAGACTATTTAATAGAGAATATACTTCAAGAAGCTTTCGATACTGGAAGACTTCAAAATCAACCAGCAGCTAACCCTGTAAATCTGGATCAGTTAAACCAGCATTGGGAAAGTAGATTGCCTTAGTCTTAATTAATTGTGATAAATCAAAGTTTATACTATAATATAGTATGAGCTTTGTTAGGAGCTCTTTCCTGCTATCCGCTTCAATCTTGCTTGCCAAACACTGGCAAGCAAGGATTTTCACTGCTACATGCCTTGCCGGCAGGCAGGTCAGGGCTAGGGTGATTGCTCGAAATAATATCTCTACTATATATATAATGTAAAATCCTTAGTAAACTTCGTGCTTCCTTTGTGCTCTTTGCGGTAAATTTCACTTTTATGTTATTATATATTGAGTAAAAACCTTAGTGTTCTTAGTGCTTCCTTTGCGTTCTTTGCGGTTAAAAAGCCTTTTTTACTATATTTAATAGTACAAAAACCTTAGTGTTCTTAGTGCTTCTTTTGTGTCCTTTGCGGTTAAAGTAATGTCTTAAACTCCAAATTCCTACAAAACCGAAAATTTCTTAAAAATTAAACTTCATGTTATCAGTTGATTAAAAAATAAACCAAAAATAGTTTCAAAAAGGTCTTGTTTAATCGAATAAAGGTTCTACTTTTGCACCCGCAACAGCGAAAACGTTCTATTAAATACTGGCAGGCTAAGAAGAATGATTCGGACGAAAGTTTGAAAAAAAAGTTTGAAAAAAGCTTGTGAGATTTGAAAAAGCGATTTACATTTGCACCCCGCAAAACACGCAAAGTTATTTGAGATATTGACAAGAGAAGAGAAGTTAAGCTTCGGTAAATAAATCGAAAAAAAACTTTAAATTTTTCTTGTGAGTAAAGAAATAAGTTGTAGTTTTGCAGCCGCTTTGAGAGACAAGCGAAAAACAAAAAGACACGTTCCTAGACATATTGAATTGACAGCCGTTTCGATGCAAATCGAAACAAATAAAATAAGAGTAATAGAATCGCGAGATTTGAATAAACCGATAGTAACTTGGAGTCAATATAAAACAGGAACTTTTATAAGTTCAAACAATATACGATGAAGAGTTTGATCCTGGCTCAGGATGAACGCTAGCGGCAGGCTTAACACATGCAAGTCGAGGGGTATGCCGATTTATCGGCAGAGACCGGCGCACGGGTGCGTAACGCGTATGCAATCTACCTTTCACAGAGGGATAGCCCAGAGAAATTTGGATTAATACCTCATAGTATAGCAGTTTCGCATGAAACCACTATTAAAGTTCCAACGGTGAAAGATGAGCATGCGTCCCATTAGCTAGATGGTAAGGTAACGGCTTACCATGGCTACGATGGGTAGGGGTCCTGAGAGGGAGATCCCCCACACTGGTACTGAGACACGGACCAGACTCCTACGGGAGGCAGCAGTGAGGAATATTGGTCAATGGACGCAAGTCTGAACCAGCCATGCCGCGTGCAGGATGACGGTCCTATGGATTGTAAACTGCTTTTGTACGAGAAGAAACAACATTACGTGTAATGTCTTGACGGTATCGTAAGAATAAGGATCGGCTAACTCCGTGCCAGCAGCCGCGGTAATACGGAGGATCCAAGCGTTATCCGGAATCATTGGGTTTAAAGGGTCCGTAGGCGGTTTAGTAAGTCAGTGGTGAAAGCCCATCGCTCAACGGTGGAACGGCCATTGATACTGCTAGACTTGAATTATTAGGAAGTAACTAGAATATGTAGTGTAGCGGTGAAATGCTTAGAGATTACATGGAATACCAATTGCGAAGGCAGGTTACTACTAATTGATTGACGCTGATGGACGAAAGCGTGGGGAGCGAACAGGATTAGATACCCTGGTAGTCCACGCCGTAAACGATGGATACTAGCTGTTGGGGGCAACTTCAGTGGCTAAGCGAAAGTGATAAGTATCCCACCTGGGGAGTACGGGCGCAAGCCTGAAACTCAAAGGAATTGACGGGGGCCCGCACAAGCGGTGGAGCATGTGGTTTAATTCGATGATACGCGAGGAACCTTACCAAGGCTTAAATGTAGATTGACCGTTTTGGAAACAGAACTTTCGCAAGACAATTTACAAGGTGCTGCATGGTTGTCGTCAGCTCGTGCCGTGAGGTGTCAGGTTAAGTCCTATAACGAGCGCAACCCCTGTTGTTAGTTGCCAGCGAGTCATGTCGGGAACTCTAACGAGACTGCCAGTGCAAACTGTGAGGAAGGTGGGGATGACGTCAAATCATCACGGCCCTTACGCCTTGGGCTACACACGTGCTACAATGGCCGGTACAGAGAGCAGCCACTGGGCGACCAGGAGCGAATCTATAAAGCCGGTCACAGTTCGGATCGGAGTCTGCAACTCGACTCCGTGAAGCTGGAATCGCTAGTAATCGGATATCAGCCATGATCCGGTGAATACGTTCCCGGGCCTTGTACACACCGCCCGTCAAGCCATGGAAGCTGGGGGTGCCTGAAGTCGGTGACCGCAAGGAGCTGCCTAGGGTAAAACTGGTAACTAGGGCTAAGTCGTAACAAGGTAGCCGTACCGGAAGGTGCGGCTGGAACACCTCCTTTCTAGAGCCTTAGTTTTAGCCAAGTGCAGGCTAAGGATAAAGATGAAAAGGTACTAAAGGTCAAAAATTAAGATTGTATTACTCTTGCTGTTAATTTAAAAAAAGAATAAAGAATTTAAGTAAAAAACAGAGTCTCGTAGCTCAGCTGGTTAGAGTACTACACTGATAATGTAGGGGTCGGCAGTTCGAGTCTGCCCGGGACTACTTTTTAAACTTAAATAGGAAATTTTAGAGGTTGAGTTACACTTAAAGTGAACCGTTTCAAAAAACTGTTAACTTATAACTGTTAACTGACAACTAGATACGGGGGATTAGCTCAGCTGGCTAGAGCGCCTGCCTTGCACGCAGGAGGTCAACGGTTCGACTCCGTTATTCTCCACCAAGAAGTACAGAGATAAGAGTACAAAGTATAAGGATAAGTCTTAATACTTAATACAAAAATCTTAAAACTGATTAAAGTTCATTGACATATTGAGATAAAAATATTAAAAAAGTAGAAAGAACACGTAATTATGTTTATCATTAGGCATAATTATAAGTACAATAAGCAAAATAAGGGCGTATGGGGGATGCCTAGGCTCTCAGAGGCGAAGAAGGACGTGATAAGCTGCGAAAAGCTACGGGGATCTGCACACAAGACTTGATCCGTAGATATCCGAATGGGGCAACCCACTATGTTGAAGACATAGTACACCGATAGGTGGGCAAACCCGCTGAACTGAAACATCTAAGTAGGCGGAGGAGAAGAAAACAAAAGTGATTCCGTAAGTAGTGGCGAGCGAACGCGGATTAGCCCAAACCAATGTTGTTACGGCAATGTTGGGGTTGTAGGACCACGACATTTCTTGCATGAAGAATTAGAATTTACTGGAAAGTAGAGCCATAGAGAGTGATAGCCTCGTATAAGTAATGAATGTAAAGAATAGTGGTATCCTGAGTAGGGCGGGGCACGTGAAACCCTGTCTGAATTTGGCGGGACCATCCGCTAAGGCTAAATACTCCTGAGAGACC from Flavobacterium nitratireducens includes:
- a CDS encoding CAP domain-containing protein, yielding MERANNIKKVLGAKSVGENIAYNYKSALAAVTAWLNSPTHKENIEGDFTHFGIAIREDATTGKKYYTNIFVKI
- a CDS encoding flagellar motor protein MotB; protein product: MKGANVFISFLFCLFVQNVQSQTQIQKVYITDKKGKNYAYVNVTKTYERIAEKGYKSVDLFQKLGNIFYAEKNMSKAAKWYGELFSLTYDLDISYYHQYAKALTAIGDIEKANFILEKLKIQLITQKL
- the chrA gene encoding chromate efflux transporter, encoding MSESQRLKELAQLFLKIGIIGFGGPAAHIAMMQNEVVVKRKWLDDQHFLDLLGATYLIPGPNSTEMAIHIGHERAGVKGLLVSGLCFILPAVIITTILAWLYKDYGQLPQIQPFLYGIKPAIIAVIVGAVYPLAKKSLKSILLGIIGLIVLLLSLLHYNEIILLFGAGFLALFWFRLKNNSSLQANTILFGFFPLFQNTLVTTSNWNLFFIFLKIGSILYGSGYALFAFLDAELVSKGLLSRQELMDAIAVGQFTPGPVFSSVTFVGYQMKGATGAFFATVAIFLPSFVFVAFLNPLVNRLRNSRSFTVFLDAVNVSSVAIIIAICLQMASETITDWRTICIALVSLFISFQYKKINSAFIVIGGSVLGYLLLLI
- a CDS encoding DUF4294 domain-containing protein — its product is MKSVCFIAILFLISFSGFSQVVPYNPNAMGYVLTEKDSLLNDTIKLPEIIISKSKLDEEGRKQYLILQSRVYKTYPYAKLAADRLTSLNFGMARLSSEREKRKYFKIVEDYLTNEFEARLKKLSRSQGRILVKLIHRQTGKSTYELIKTLKSGWKAFWSNTTASVFDIDLKSQYLPFQTNEDYLIENILQEAFDTGRLQNQPAANPVNLDQLNQHWESRLP